From a single Candidatus Methylomirabilota bacterium genomic region:
- a CDS encoding adenylate/guanylate cyclase domain-containing protein, with protein MSARRRYRELATLAYALAALVLPLLADGPTAPDGPLLDVLVAARAALAGPAASLDEPSSVAVIALDEGSLFRSELSAYPRVLLAPVWAPILDGLAAADVRAVGFDIILAWSASVLAPQFDRPLLEALARHGEHVVLARSAATLPARPYLAALRFDERALGVVDLVADPDGSYRRVPSSHPTEAGESHPSFVAALLRRSGATMPASLVLAPRRHPEGVPTYALADVYRCAREAPEALVQAFRGKVVLAGTVLPEEDRKMSTGRFLKPPTAPGPLLHPCGLRRLPASAPHSASVPGVSLHAAAVAAVLEGRVTATAGPLVVAAAAALAAAGGAVAGLLLSPWIAALAVVVGALAIMASAIAALARDLWIPVAVPLLVLVGAPPLAYVVRYFVEERARLRLQRAFGHYVSPTLVARLAQDPSALRLGGERREVTVMFADLSGFTALSGKVEPEVLVRLTNEYLGYIADAVEATGGYVDKFIGDAVMAIWGAPLAHPEHAASGVRAALAAAARVEDARQAATARGEPGFSVKIALNSGEVIVGNVGTDRRYNYTAVGETVNLASRLESVPGLYGCKVVLGPSTAALAGKAFLVRELDWIKVKGADLPLTIFEPLGERAQADPALVERARRFAEALEHYRAMRFEVARCIWEELARAEQNAGEAPRQLPTPAAVMAARARAYAAALPPAPWDGVWVLSGK; from the coding sequence ATGTCCGCGAGGCGCCGGTATCGGGAGCTCGCCACGCTCGCGTACGCGCTCGCGGCGCTCGTCCTGCCCCTGCTGGCCGATGGCCCGACCGCACCCGACGGTCCCCTCCTCGACGTCCTGGTGGCGGCGCGGGCCGCCCTGGCCGGGCCGGCGGCGAGCCTGGACGAGCCGTCGTCGGTCGCCGTCATCGCGCTCGACGAGGGAAGCCTCTTTCGCTCGGAGCTCAGCGCCTACCCCAGGGTGTTGCTCGCCCCGGTCTGGGCTCCGATCCTGGACGGCCTTGCCGCTGCCGACGTACGGGCGGTGGGCTTCGACATCATCCTCGCCTGGAGCGCCAGCGTGCTGGCGCCCCAGTTCGATCGCCCCTTGCTCGAGGCCCTGGCGCGCCACGGGGAGCACGTCGTGCTGGCGCGCTCGGCGGCGACGCTTCCGGCGCGCCCGTACCTGGCGGCGCTGCGCTTCGACGAACGCGCCCTTGGCGTGGTCGACCTCGTCGCTGATCCCGACGGGAGTTACCGCCGCGTGCCCTCGAGCCACCCGACGGAAGCGGGTGAATCCCACCCGAGCTTCGTGGCGGCGCTGCTCCGTCGGTCCGGGGCCACGATGCCGGCTTCCCTCGTGCTCGCCCCGCGCCGCCACCCCGAAGGGGTCCCCACCTACGCGCTGGCGGACGTCTACCGTTGTGCGCGCGAGGCGCCCGAGGCACTGGTCCAGGCGTTCCGGGGCAAAGTCGTCCTAGCCGGGACCGTGCTCCCCGAGGAGGACCGCAAGATGTCCACCGGCCGCTTCCTCAAGCCGCCGACAGCGCCGGGGCCCCTGCTCCATCCCTGTGGACTGCGCCGCCTCCCGGCCTCGGCACCGCACAGCGCGTCCGTTCCGGGCGTCTCTCTGCACGCTGCGGCAGTGGCCGCCGTGCTTGAAGGCCGTGTCACCGCCACGGCGGGGCCTCTGGTGGTTGCGGCCGCCGCAGCCCTCGCCGCGGCGGGTGGCGCCGTAGCCGGGCTCCTGCTCTCTCCGTGGATCGCTGCCCTCGCGGTCGTCGTGGGCGCGCTCGCCATCATGGCGTCCGCCATCGCCGCGCTGGCGCGTGACCTGTGGATCCCGGTGGCAGTGCCTCTCCTGGTCCTGGTCGGCGCCCCACCGCTCGCGTACGTCGTCAGGTACTTCGTGGAGGAACGCGCCCGCCTGCGACTCCAGCGTGCGTTCGGCCACTACGTGAGCCCGACGCTGGTCGCGCGCCTGGCGCAGGACCCTTCGGCGCTCCGACTCGGCGGGGAGCGTCGCGAGGTCACTGTGATGTTCGCTGACCTCTCGGGCTTCACGGCCCTGTCGGGCAAGGTCGAGCCGGAGGTGCTGGTGCGGCTCACCAACGAGTACCTCGGCTACATCGCCGACGCGGTCGAGGCGACCGGCGGATACGTGGACAAGTTCATCGGGGACGCGGTGATGGCGATCTGGGGCGCCCCCCTGGCGCATCCCGAGCACGCCGCCAGCGGCGTCCGCGCGGCGCTGGCGGCCGCCGCCCGCGTCGAGGACGCGCGGCAGGCGGCTACGGCGCGGGGCGAGCCGGGCTTTTCCGTCAAAATAGCGCTGAACTCCGGCGAGGTGATCGTCGGCAACGTCGGCACCGATCGGCGCTACAACTACACCGCTGTAGGCGAGACGGTGAACCTCGCGTCCCGCCTCGAGAGCGTCCCGGGACTCTACGGCTGCAAGGTCGTGCTCGGCCCCTCCACGGCGGCCCTGGCGGGCAAGGCTTTTCTCGTGCGTGAGCTCGACTGGATCAAGGTCAAGGGCGCCGACCTACCGCTCACAATCTTCGAGCCTCTCGGCGAGCGCGCCCAGGCCGACCCCGCACTCGTCGAGCGCGCGCGGCGCTTCGCAGAAGCCCTCGAGCATTACCGGGCCATGCGCTTCGAGGTGGCACGATGCATTTGGGAGGAGCTCGCTCGCGCCGAACAGAACGCCGGGGAAGCTCCACGACAGCTGCCGACGCCCGCCGCCGTGATGGCGGCGCGGGCCCGTGCCTACGCGGCGGCGCTGCCGCCGGCCCCTTGGGACGGCGTCTGGGTCCTCAGCGGGAAGTGA
- a CDS encoding TIGR00282 family metallophosphoesterase translates to MNVLMIGDVFGEPGRTALATLLPRLREQHHVDFTVVNVENAASGFGVTPQIARGVLDLGVDVMTSGNHIWDRREIIDYIARENLLLRPANYPPGTPGVGHVTVKAGPHRVTVINLMGRVFMNPIDCPFKKADEILADVGKDTPIILVDMHAEATSESVAMGWYLDGRVSAVVGTHRHVQTADERVLPGGTAYITDLGMTGPIDSVIGVDKDLILQRFLTQMPIRFEPARGPAMLCGVLITIDPENGRASNIQRLRVPA, encoded by the coding sequence ATGAACGTCCTCATGATCGGCGACGTTTTCGGCGAGCCCGGGCGGACCGCCCTGGCCACGCTGCTGCCGCGGCTGCGCGAGCAGCACCACGTGGACTTCACGGTCGTGAACGTCGAGAATGCGGCGTCCGGCTTCGGGGTGACGCCGCAGATCGCCCGCGGCGTGCTGGACCTGGGCGTGGACGTGATGACGTCCGGCAACCACATCTGGGACCGCCGGGAGATCATCGACTACATCGCGCGGGAGAACCTGCTGCTGCGGCCGGCCAACTACCCGCCGGGCACCCCCGGGGTGGGCCACGTGACGGTGAAGGCCGGGCCGCATCGGGTCACCGTCATCAACCTGATGGGCCGCGTGTTCATGAACCCGATCGACTGCCCGTTCAAGAAGGCCGACGAGATCCTGGCCGACGTGGGCAAGGACACGCCCATCATCCTGGTCGACATGCACGCGGAGGCCACGTCCGAGTCGGTGGCCATGGGCTGGTACCTGGATGGGCGCGTCAGCGCGGTGGTGGGCACACACCGTCACGTGCAGACGGCGGACGAGCGCGTCCTGCCCGGGGGGACGGCCTACATCACCGACCTGGGCATGACGGGGCCTATCGACTCCGTCATCGGCGTCGACAAGGACCTGATCCTGCAGCGGTTCCTCACCCAGATGCCGATCCGCTTCGAGCCGGCCCGGGGGCCGGCCATGCTCTGCGGTGTGCTGATCACGATCGACCCCGAGAACGGCCGCGCCTCGAATATCCAACGCCTTCGCGTCCCCGCGTGA
- a CDS encoding caspase family protein, producing MTALALVLALVGTGLPGAPRGVDEAVAKQTGTAKVDEFLIIDCLLPGQVRRLGSRLTFLAPRRPVKTSARDCEIRGGEYVAFDRANYATALKVWLAPAQQGDADAQTYVGEIFEKGLGVPPDYGAAAEWYRRAAAQGHSRAAINLGNLYERGLGVPKDPSQALQWYRRAAGLPDVDFQITAPTSGAAAEVQQLREQVAGLKRDLQTKQDELNRTLSDVKALRQQLEQRGSEAERERTDVARMRKELEASRAKGKAATAELRDLERLVAEGEARLVGKDRELGELRATLARLESESAARRSELERLRRRTAGTPPQIELIEPELVLTRSATATLPEARVPVAGERITVVGRVTSADGLLSVTVNGREEALKGGNLFRSDVAVRQPSERVRIVAVDRAGLKAVLEFVVANRATSPAPDGRRDRIGRPRPPKIAVGNYRALVIGNNEYRHLRKLKTAVNDAREVARVLESQYGFEVTLLLNADRYQTLSTLNQIRERLTDKDNFLIYYAGHGELDQRNQRGHWLPVDAEPNSSANWISNIAITDILNAMAVRQLLVVADSCYAGTLTRSVLGQLEPGISNEKFAKLLQLMAEKRSRMVMTSGGVEPVIDSAGGPHSAFAQIFLELLRSNVGVLSGQELFQLLRLRVTSVAHGVDVQQVPEYAPIKFAGHESGDFFFVRASNRIDEKQAP from the coding sequence GTGACGGCGTTGGCCTTGGTGCTCGCGCTGGTCGGCACCGGTCTTCCGGGAGCCCCGCGAGGCGTGGACGAGGCCGTCGCCAAGCAGACCGGAACAGCCAAGGTCGACGAATTCCTCATCATCGACTGCCTGCTCCCGGGGCAGGTCCGACGCCTCGGGAGTCGCTTGACCTTCCTCGCCCCCCGCCGGCCGGTCAAGACATCGGCCCGGGACTGCGAGATCCGCGGCGGCGAGTACGTCGCGTTCGACCGGGCCAACTACGCGACCGCGTTGAAGGTCTGGCTCGCGCCCGCGCAACAGGGCGACGCGGATGCCCAAACGTACGTCGGCGAGATCTTCGAGAAAGGCCTCGGCGTGCCGCCCGATTACGGGGCGGCCGCGGAGTGGTACCGGCGTGCCGCCGCGCAGGGCCACTCGCGCGCCGCCATCAACCTCGGCAACCTGTACGAACGGGGGCTCGGCGTTCCCAAGGATCCCTCCCAGGCCCTGCAGTGGTATCGCCGCGCCGCAGGCTTGCCGGATGTCGACTTCCAGATCACCGCCCCCACCAGCGGGGCGGCGGCCGAGGTGCAACAGCTCCGGGAACAGGTCGCGGGGCTGAAGCGTGACCTGCAGACCAAGCAGGACGAACTGAACCGCACGCTCTCTGACGTGAAGGCCCTGCGCCAGCAGCTCGAGCAGCGGGGGAGCGAGGCTGAACGGGAGCGCACGGACGTCGCGCGGATGCGCAAGGAGCTCGAGGCCTCGCGAGCCAAGGGGAAGGCGGCCACGGCGGAGCTTCGCGACCTCGAGCGGTTGGTCGCCGAGGGCGAGGCGCGGCTCGTCGGCAAAGACCGCGAGCTGGGGGAGCTGCGGGCGACGCTGGCGCGACTGGAATCGGAATCGGCCGCCCGGCGCTCCGAGCTCGAGCGTCTGCGAAGGCGGACGGCCGGGACGCCGCCCCAGATCGAGCTGATCGAGCCGGAGCTGGTGCTCACCCGGAGCGCGACGGCCACGCTCCCCGAGGCCCGGGTGCCGGTGGCCGGCGAGCGGATCACCGTCGTCGGCCGCGTCACCAGCGCTGACGGTCTGCTGTCGGTCACCGTCAACGGCCGGGAGGAGGCGCTCAAGGGCGGCAACCTCTTCAGGAGTGATGTCGCCGTCCGGCAGCCCTCCGAGCGCGTCCGGATCGTCGCCGTCGACCGGGCGGGCCTGAAGGCCGTGCTCGAGTTTGTCGTGGCGAACAGGGCCACCTCCCCCGCCCCCGACGGAAGACGCGACCGGATCGGCCGGCCCCGGCCGCCCAAGATCGCCGTCGGCAACTACCGGGCGCTGGTCATCGGGAACAACGAGTACCGGCACCTGCGGAAGCTGAAGACGGCGGTCAACGACGCCCGCGAGGTGGCGCGCGTCCTCGAGAGTCAGTACGGCTTCGAGGTCACGCTCCTGCTCAACGCGGACCGCTACCAGACCCTGTCCACCCTCAACCAGATCCGCGAGCGGCTCACGGACAAGGACAATTTCTTGATCTATTACGCCGGACACGGCGAGCTGGACCAGCGCAACCAGCGTGGGCACTGGCTCCCGGTCGACGCCGAGCCCAACAGCTCGGCGAACTGGATCTCCAACATCGCGATCACCGACATCCTGAACGCGATGGCGGTTCGGCAGCTGCTGGTGGTCGCCGACTCCTGCTACGCCGGCACTCTCACGCGGTCGGTCCTGGGCCAGCTGGAACCAGGGATCAGCAACGAGAAGTTCGCCAAGCTGCTGCAGCTCATGGCGGAAAAGCGCTCGCGAATGGTGATGACCTCCGGCGGCGTGGAGCCCGTCATCGACAGCGCCGGCGGTCCGCACTCGGCCTTCGCCCAGATCTTCCTCGAGCTGCTCCGGAGCAACGTGGGCGTGCTGTCGGGCCAGGAACTGTTCCAGCTGCTACGGCTGAGGGTCACCTCGGTCGCACACGGGGTGGACGTTCAACAGGTTCCCGAGTACGCGCCGATCAAGTTCGCGGGTCACGAGTCGGGGGACTTCTTCTTCGTTCGGGCTTCGAACCGTATCGACGAGAAGCAAGCCCCCTGA
- a CDS encoding autotransporter outer membrane beta-barrel domain-containing protein, which yields MRTRRAAILLTAWIVVVSWPALGEGGELRLVPGLTPFQFAMAAAIDIVCPRLAAARSTLNPVQIDLLDRCSEMRQTANELQGDMPTNLSLGLSNAELADALGAVAPEEASTLGTLSVETGTTPARAIGARLRAVRAGASGLSLSGLKIGVDQAMVSAGRLLGLTESGGGASADRGPFGRLGIFLNGEYDFGDRDRTSREEGFDFDRFGFTAGADYRVTDSLVLGLAFHYSQTDVDIDLGLGEVDSQAYGASLYGTYYLGRFFVDAHGSYEFIDYDTTRRIVYATFDRTARGETDGDQYTVNLGVGYEIPVGRVTITPLVRAEYLNLQVDRYRERGAEGLDLDVGEQDVESLVTAVGAQASMAFSVPFGVLVPQIRSEWRHEFENNGTTITAKYANDPFNTFFAIPTDDPDRDYVAVAAGASAVFSRGVSAFVNYETVLGLRDVTHHAFTGGVRMEF from the coding sequence GTGAGAACCCGTCGCGCAGCGATCCTGCTGACCGCGTGGATCGTCGTGGTAAGCTGGCCCGCCCTCGGTGAGGGGGGCGAGCTGCGGCTGGTGCCCGGGTTGACGCCGTTTCAGTTCGCCATGGCGGCCGCCATCGACATCGTCTGTCCGAGGCTCGCCGCGGCGAGGTCCACGCTGAACCCGGTCCAGATCGACCTTCTGGACCGCTGCAGCGAGATGCGCCAGACCGCGAACGAGCTCCAGGGGGATATGCCGACCAACCTTTCCCTCGGCCTCTCGAATGCCGAGCTGGCCGATGCCCTGGGGGCGGTCGCGCCCGAGGAGGCGAGCACCCTGGGGACGCTGTCGGTCGAGACGGGGACGACTCCAGCCCGGGCGATCGGGGCCCGCCTGCGCGCGGTGCGGGCGGGGGCCAGTGGCCTCAGCCTCAGCGGCCTGAAGATCGGCGTCGACCAGGCTATGGTCTCCGCAGGGCGCCTGCTCGGCTTGACCGAGAGCGGTGGCGGGGCCAGCGCCGACCGCGGCCCCTTCGGGCGCCTCGGCATCTTCCTGAACGGGGAATACGATTTCGGCGACAGGGACCGCACCTCCCGCGAAGAAGGATTCGACTTCGACCGGTTCGGGTTCACGGCGGGCGCCGATTACCGCGTCACTGACAGCCTGGTCCTCGGCCTCGCCTTCCACTACTCGCAGACCGATGTCGACATCGATCTCGGCTTGGGCGAAGTCGACAGCCAGGCCTACGGGGCTTCGCTGTACGGGACCTACTACCTCGGCAGGTTTTTCGTCGACGCCCACGGCAGCTACGAGTTCATCGACTACGACACGACCCGGCGGATCGTGTACGCGACGTTCGACCGCACCGCCCGAGGGGAGACGGACGGCGACCAGTACACGGTCAACCTGGGCGTCGGCTACGAGATCCCGGTCGGCCGGGTGACCATCACCCCCCTGGTGCGGGCCGAGTATCTCAACCTCCAGGTCGATCGCTATCGCGAGCGCGGCGCGGAAGGGCTCGACCTCGACGTGGGCGAGCAGGACGTGGAGTCGCTGGTGACCGCCGTGGGGGCGCAGGCGTCGATGGCCTTCAGTGTCCCCTTCGGGGTCCTCGTCCCCCAGATACGGTCGGAATGGCGGCACGAATTCGAGAACAACGGCACGACGATCACGGCGAAGTATGCGAACGACCCCTTCAACACGTTCTTTGCGATCCCCACCGATGATCCCGACCGCGACTACGTCGCGGTGGCCGCCGGCGCGTCAGCCGTGTTCAGCCGAGGCGTGTCGGCGTTCGTGAATTATGAGACAGTGCTAGGATTACGGGATGTGACTCACCACGCCTTCACCGGCGGGGTCCGGATGGAGTTCTAG
- a CDS encoding bifunctional 5,10-methylenetetrahydrofolate dehydrogenase/5,10-methenyltetrahydrofolate cyclohydrolase, giving the protein MILDGRVVAEKVLGEVRDGVQRLRAATGRAPTLAVVLVGDFAPSRIYVANKKKMSDSVGIATRDAIYPEGLSRQALLRTLRELNDDPGVHGILLQLPLPPGLDESEAIGAISPDKDVDGLTPVNLGRLLAGEPGLVPCTPAGCLQILDHYGAELKGAEAVVVGRSRLVGKPLAQLLLARHATVTMCHTRTRELAAHTRRADVLCVAAGRPGTITGDMVKPGAWVIDVGINRLPTGKLAGDVDFPSVSARAHAVTPVPGGVGPMTVAMLMRNTLLAAERQLAR; this is encoded by the coding sequence TTGATCCTGGACGGTCGGGTCGTCGCCGAGAAAGTCCTGGGAGAGGTCCGTGACGGCGTGCAGCGGCTGCGCGCCGCCACCGGGCGGGCGCCCACGCTGGCCGTGGTGCTGGTCGGGGATTTCGCGCCGTCCCGCATCTACGTCGCGAACAAGAAGAAGATGAGCGATTCCGTCGGCATCGCCACCCGCGACGCTATCTATCCCGAGGGGCTGTCGCGACAAGCGCTGCTCCGGACGCTCCGCGAGCTCAACGACGACCCCGGCGTGCACGGCATCCTGCTCCAGCTGCCCCTGCCGCCGGGCCTCGACGAATCCGAGGCGATCGGGGCGATCTCTCCCGACAAGGACGTCGACGGGCTCACGCCGGTGAACCTGGGGCGGCTGCTGGCCGGCGAGCCCGGGCTCGTGCCGTGCACGCCGGCCGGGTGCCTGCAGATCCTCGACCACTACGGCGCCGAGCTGAAGGGGGCCGAGGCCGTCGTGGTCGGCCGCTCACGGCTGGTGGGCAAGCCGCTGGCCCAGCTGCTCCTGGCGCGCCACGCCACGGTGACGATGTGCCACACGCGCACCCGGGAGCTCGCCGCCCACACTCGCCGGGCCGACGTCCTCTGCGTGGCGGCCGGCCGACCGGGCACGATCACGGGCGACATGGTCAAGCCCGGCGCCTGGGTGATCGACGTGGGGATCAATCGCCTGCCCACGGGCAAGCTCGCTGGCGACGTCGACTTTCCCTCGGTGTCCGCGCGCGCTCACGCCGTGACGCCGGTCCCCGGCGGCGTCGGCCCCATGACCGTCGCTATGCTGATGCGCAACACACTGCTCGCGGCGGAGCGCCAGCTCGCGCGATGA
- the rny gene encoding ribonuclease Y, with protein sequence MEPIIWLLVPIAILLAGLLGYFLHKGFSERKLGDASLRAKRVLDDAERDATARQRAAELEAKEIVLRARTELDTQARQRERELSQIEQRVLGKEELLARKLEEMDRRLTDYTAKEKSLSQRERGVEEKEHRVANAVEEQRRRLEVIAGLTAEEARRQLVAQMEEEARREAALIAMRLEEQARETAREKAKEVLATTIQRLAPDYTVETSVSVVDLPSDDMKGRIIGREGRNIRALEMLTGVDLIVDDTPEAVLISAYDPYRREIARRALGILIVDGRIHPARIEEVVEKVKKEMEQHLKEEGEKACFEVGVHGLHPELVKLVGRMKFRTSYGQNCLQHSKEVAWLSGMMAAEIKADVKLAKRMGLLHDIGKALTHEQEGSHPELSLQVLTKYNESPEVINAALCGHENVEPQTTEAVLVEAADGISAARPGARRDVLESYIKRLAKLEEIALSYRGVEMCYAIQAGRELRVLTKADVISDLDAHQLARDITKRIETEMQYPGHIKVVVIRETRAVEVAK encoded by the coding sequence ATGGAACCCATCATCTGGCTCTTGGTCCCGATCGCGATCCTCCTCGCCGGCCTGCTCGGGTACTTCCTGCACAAAGGGTTCAGTGAGCGCAAGCTGGGTGACGCCAGCCTGCGCGCCAAGCGGGTTCTCGACGATGCCGAGCGCGATGCCACCGCGCGGCAGCGGGCCGCCGAGCTCGAAGCCAAGGAGATCGTCCTGCGGGCGCGCACCGAGCTCGACACCCAGGCGCGCCAGCGCGAGCGGGAGCTGAGCCAGATCGAGCAGCGCGTCCTGGGCAAGGAGGAGCTGCTGGCCCGCAAGCTGGAGGAGATGGACCGCCGGCTCACCGACTACACGGCGAAGGAGAAGAGCCTGAGCCAGCGGGAGCGCGGCGTCGAGGAGAAGGAGCACCGAGTGGCCAACGCGGTCGAAGAGCAGCGCCGCCGGCTCGAGGTCATCGCCGGGCTGACCGCCGAGGAGGCCCGGCGGCAGCTGGTGGCCCAGATGGAGGAGGAGGCGCGGCGGGAAGCCGCCCTGATCGCCATGCGGCTGGAGGAGCAGGCCCGGGAGACGGCCCGCGAGAAGGCCAAGGAAGTCCTGGCCACCACGATCCAGCGCCTGGCTCCCGACTACACGGTGGAGACCTCGGTGTCGGTGGTCGACCTGCCCTCCGACGACATGAAGGGCCGCATCATCGGTCGCGAGGGACGCAACATCCGCGCGCTCGAGATGCTGACCGGCGTGGACCTCATCGTGGACGACACGCCAGAGGCGGTGCTGATCTCGGCCTACGATCCCTACCGGCGGGAGATCGCCCGGCGGGCGCTGGGCATCCTGATCGTCGACGGCCGCATCCACCCGGCGCGGATCGAGGAGGTCGTAGAGAAGGTCAAGAAGGAGATGGAGCAGCACCTCAAGGAGGAGGGCGAGAAGGCCTGCTTCGAGGTCGGCGTGCACGGCCTGCACCCCGAGCTGGTCAAGCTGGTGGGGCGGATGAAGTTCCGCACCTCGTACGGCCAGAACTGCCTGCAGCACTCCAAGGAGGTGGCCTGGCTGTCCGGGATGATGGCCGCGGAGATCAAGGCCGACGTCAAGCTGGCCAAGCGGATGGGGCTGCTCCACGACATCGGCAAGGCCCTCACCCACGAGCAGGAGGGCAGCCACCCCGAGCTGAGCCTGCAGGTGCTGACGAAGTACAACGAGAGCCCCGAGGTCATCAACGCCGCCCTCTGCGGCCACGAGAACGTCGAGCCCCAGACCACCGAGGCTGTGCTGGTGGAGGCGGCCGACGGCATCTCGGCGGCGCGCCCGGGGGCCCGGCGCGACGTGCTGGAATCGTACATCAAGCGGCTGGCCAAGCTGGAGGAGATCGCCCTGAGCTACCGCGGGGTGGAGATGTGCTACGCCATCCAGGCGGGGCGCGAGCTGCGGGTGCTCACCAAGGCCGACGTCATCTCGGATCTGGACGCCCACCAGCTGGCCCGGGACATCACCAAGCGCATCGAGACCGAGATGCAGTATCCGGGACACATCAAGGTCGTCGTCATCCGGGAGACGCGCGCCGTCGAGGTGGCCAAGTAG